In Acidobacteriota bacterium, one DNA window encodes the following:
- a CDS encoding histidine phosphatase family protein: MIALIEHAQTPLDARGESHGNRDVPLSAEGRRQAVHLGIRMRRALPAPVVILHSPRLRAAQTARIAGAIAGIPVREAKALAPLRSGTLGAGSQGAVAGRLAPHFDNPQRSIPGGESVAAWRSRHLNFMRRILASGKPAAMVTHSNVIGSVASGTAGAQQAMEHPPQPAQVAFTIE, from the coding sequence ATGATTGCACTCATCGAACACGCGCAAACCCCCCTCGACGCCCGTGGCGAAAGCCACGGCAATCGCGATGTTCCGCTCTCAGCCGAAGGCCGCCGCCAGGCCGTTCACCTGGGCATCCGGATGCGCCGCGCTCTGCCCGCGCCGGTCGTGATCTTGCATTCCCCGCGCCTGCGGGCCGCGCAGACAGCACGCATCGCCGGCGCCATCGCCGGCATTCCGGTGCGGGAAGCCAAAGCCTTGGCGCCGCTGCGCTCGGGAACGCTAGGCGCTGGCTCCCAAGGTGCCGTGGCCGGGCGCCTCGCACCCCATTTCGATAACCCACAACGTTCGATTCCCGGCGGCGAGAGCGTTGCCGCCTGGCGCTCGCGCCACTTGAACTTCATGCGCCGCATTCTCGCCTCGGGCAAACCCGCAGCCATGGTCACCCACAGCAACGTGATCGGTTCGGTCGCATCGGGCACGGCGGGCGCACAGCAGGCCATGGAACATCCACCGCAGCCGGCACAAGTCGCGTTCACTATCGAGTAA
- a CDS encoding zinc ribbon domain-containing protein, translated as MSTITSIAPTGADYNAIFGEALRGGGVSDRLRDRLVREEHAKLQRRGWEKATIVSLLPFPLSVNLGELGTIELAAATPEQPVQTLPLDRYRISMRDLGDGNFTPVSVLPIELAKEVEREYRDTGGVFWYAGEGEPPEQELAATKTRMYAWYRRLYQQGQDAWSRYHQHALLTDRMRDAARALCTTGEIAKLPDWITITRSESDRRDCPMCGESIRSTAKICHFCRAKLAPEQEEK; from the coding sequence ATGTCAACGATCACAAGCATTGCTCCGACCGGAGCAGACTACAATGCAATCTTCGGCGAAGCCTTGCGCGGTGGAGGCGTAAGCGACCGCCTGCGCGACCGGCTGGTGCGCGAAGAGCACGCCAAGCTGCAGCGTCGGGGCTGGGAAAAGGCAACCATCGTCAGCCTGCTTCCCTTTCCACTCTCCGTCAACCTCGGTGAGTTGGGAACCATCGAACTGGCGGCAGCAACTCCGGAGCAGCCAGTGCAGACACTGCCGCTGGATCGCTACCGCATCTCGATGCGCGATCTGGGCGACGGCAATTTCACCCCGGTCAGCGTTCTGCCCATCGAGCTCGCGAAGGAGGTAGAGCGCGAGTACCGCGACACGGGCGGCGTTTTCTGGTACGCGGGTGAGGGCGAACCTCCAGAGCAAGAGCTAGCCGCGACCAAAACCAGGATGTATGCCTGGTACCGGCGCCTCTATCAGCAGGGTCAGGATGCCTGGTCGCGCTATCACCAACACGCTCTGTTAACCGACCGCATGCGCGACGCGGCGCGGGCGCTATGCACGACCGGCGAAATCGCCAAACTCCCGGACTGGATCACCATTACCCGCTCAGAATCTGACCGCCGCGATTGCCCCATGTGCGGCGAAAGCATCCGCAGCACTGCCAAAATATGCCACTTTTGCCGGGCCAAGCTCGCGCCGGAACAGGAGGAAAAATGA
- a CDS encoding winged helix family transcriptional regulator, with amino-acid sequence MSAKLLTLPSPASRPLRRRGLTSVWRGHAAVLRQELQSMATLLAALGEEAAQSAQREVPQVVADPWTLDAANLELRGPGQTIAVTTMESKLLRALMEQPGEGISRAALLRLVMGEAGTELQLRNVDNHVMRLRHKLGPGAGHIETLRGFGFRWVTHATHLEVLPCQ; translated from the coding sequence ATGAGCGCCAAACTACTGACCCTCCCGAGCCCGGCGAGCCGCCCATTGCGGCGGCGAGGGCTCACCTCCGTATGGCGCGGCCATGCCGCCGTACTCCGCCAGGAGCTGCAATCAATGGCCACGCTGCTGGCGGCACTGGGCGAAGAAGCGGCACAGAGCGCCCAGCGGGAAGTTCCGCAAGTCGTTGCGGACCCTTGGACACTGGACGCCGCCAACCTTGAGCTCCGCGGCCCTGGTCAGACGATTGCGGTGACTACGATGGAGAGCAAACTGCTCCGCGCGCTGATGGAGCAGCCGGGCGAAGGGATCTCTCGCGCCGCCTTGTTGCGTTTAGTGATGGGCGAGGCAGGCACGGAATTGCAGTTGCGCAATGTGGACAACCATGTCATGAGGCTGCGGCACAAGTTAGGCCCAGGCGCAGGGCACATCGAGACGCTGCGCGGCTTTGGTTTTCGCTGGGTGACCCACGCCACGCACCTGGAGGTGCTCCCATGTCAGTGA
- a CDS encoding gluconolaconase, whose product MDVPRIHALEPTAALPGGEVRILGSGLHGDAQQPGVRIAGLTASLVAARNSMLIARVPESAVSGPVEIEVNGAGAVSARVNLEVGVQIAENLHPVCNPVLDAEGNIYATLSGARGQKTPVSIFKLDANYSMKPWSSALTNPSGLAFDSRGVLYASSRFDGSVYRMAANGAAALVAQGLGVATGIAFDAAGDLYVGDRSGTIFKIDQQGNTFVFATLEPSVAAYHLAFGPDGFLYATGPSTSSNDVVWRVNPHGAVTTFFQGLGRPQGLAFDGNGDLYVAASWRGQRGILCITPEGKASCAVSGQNLVGLAFAPAAQRAPAPAALVLATHTSLFHLPWPVLGLPLPPQK is encoded by the coding sequence ATGGATGTTCCCAGGATTCATGCGCTGGAACCAACGGCCGCCTTGCCGGGCGGTGAGGTGCGGATTCTGGGATCGGGTTTGCACGGAGATGCCCAGCAGCCCGGGGTGCGGATCGCCGGTCTGACGGCATCCCTGGTGGCGGCTCGCAACTCGATGTTGATCGCGCGCGTGCCGGAGTCCGCCGTATCTGGCCCAGTGGAAATTGAAGTGAATGGGGCCGGCGCGGTGAGTGCGCGCGTGAATCTGGAGGTCGGCGTGCAGATTGCGGAAAACCTGCATCCGGTATGCAATCCCGTGCTCGATGCGGAGGGCAATATCTATGCCACCCTCAGCGGAGCGCGCGGACAGAAGACTCCGGTCAGCATCTTCAAGCTTGACGCCAACTACAGCATGAAACCCTGGAGTAGCGCCCTGACCAATCCCAGTGGCCTGGCGTTTGATAGCCGCGGCGTGCTCTATGCCTCCAGCCGCTTCGACGGTTCTGTATACCGCATGGCTGCCAACGGCGCGGCCGCTCTGGTGGCTCAGGGCCTGGGTGTAGCTACTGGCATTGCGTTCGATGCGGCCGGCGATCTCTATGTGGGCGACCGCAGCGGCACCATCTTTAAAATCGATCAGCAGGGAAATACGTTTGTCTTCGCCACCCTCGAACCCAGTGTGGCTGCGTATCACCTTGCCTTCGGGCCCGATGGGTTCCTCTACGCCACCGGACCGAGCACCTCGAGTAACGATGTGGTGTGGCGCGTAAACCCGCACGGCGCCGTGACGACGTTTTTTCAGGGCCTGGGACGGCCCCAGGGGCTGGCATTCGATGGAAACGGAGATTTGTATGTAGCCGCTTCCTGGCGCGGGCAGCGCGGCATTCTTTGCATAACGCCGGAAGGGAAAGCGAGCTGCGCCGTCAGCGGGCAGAACCTGGTCGGGCTGGCCTTCGCTCCCGCGGCACAGCGCGCGCCGGCGCCGGCGGCACTCGTCTTAGCGACCCACACTTCACTTTTTCATTTGCCCTGGCCGGTGCTGGGATTGCCGCTACCACCACAGAAATAG
- a CDS encoding competence/damage-inducible protein A, which translates to MLAEILAVGSELLGFTRLDTNSLFLTRELLALGIAVQRKTVLPDDAQALSAAIRAALARSDVVLCTGGLGPTEDDRTVAAAAEALGVALVPDVAATRHLRQWFRRRHRPFRDMQLRQARRLASAAWLPNPLGTASGQWCEQNGKILVLLPGPPPELETMFAASVRPRLKVRVPVIARAVRVLSTAGLGEGEVDALAAPIYRQTLNPVTTILATAAPQVELHFQATGTTPASAQARADRLARRIERKLGLAVFSREQQTLPEVVGNLLRERRQTLALAESCTGGMLAERLTTAAGASDFFLGGVVSYANQAKQDLLGVRPATLARYGAVSAATAREMADGARERFASDWSLAITGIAGPGGGSARKPVGTVFIALGRRGKGTETFPYRFYGDRDRIRRFSAQTALNCLRLALLGR; encoded by the coding sequence ATGCTGGCCGAAATACTTGCCGTCGGCAGCGAACTGCTCGGCTTCACGCGCCTCGACACCAACTCGCTATTTCTGACGCGCGAGCTGCTGGCTCTCGGGATCGCAGTCCAGCGGAAAACGGTGCTGCCAGATGATGCACAAGCTCTATCGGCTGCCATCCGCGCTGCGCTGGCGCGCAGTGACGTGGTGCTGTGTACCGGTGGGCTGGGACCGACCGAAGACGATCGCACCGTCGCCGCGGCGGCCGAGGCACTGGGGGTCGCGCTGGTTCCCGACGTGGCTGCGACACGGCACCTGCGCCAGTGGTTCCGGCGCCGGCATCGGCCTTTCCGCGACATGCAATTGCGGCAGGCACGGCGCCTGGCCTCGGCGGCGTGGCTACCCAACCCCTTGGGTACGGCTTCCGGTCAGTGGTGCGAGCAGAACGGAAAGATTCTGGTTCTTCTTCCAGGCCCCCCGCCCGAGCTCGAAACCATGTTTGCAGCCTCGGTAAGGCCAAGACTGAAGGTGCGGGTGCCCGTCATCGCGCGTGCCGTACGCGTGTTGAGCACCGCGGGTTTGGGTGAGGGCGAAGTCGATGCCCTCGCCGCGCCTATCTACCGCCAGACACTCAATCCGGTCACCACGATTCTGGCGACGGCCGCACCGCAGGTGGAATTGCATTTTCAGGCCACCGGCACCACGCCTGCAAGTGCACAGGCGCGCGCGGATCGCCTGGCGCGCCGCATCGAGCGCAAGCTGGGCCTGGCGGTATTCAGCCGCGAACAGCAGACTCTGCCCGAGGTGGTGGGCAACCTGTTGCGCGAGCGGCGCCAGACCCTCGCGCTGGCGGAAAGTTGTACCGGAGGCATGCTCGCCGAGCGGCTCACCACCGCGGCTGGCGCGTCGGATTTTTTTCTGGGCGGTGTGGTCAGCTACGCCAACCAGGCGAAGCAGGACTTGCTGGGCGTCCGCCCGGCCACGCTCGCCCGCTACGGTGCGGTCAGTGCTGCCACCGCCCGCGAGATGGCCGATGGCGCCCGCGAACGCTTCGCTTCCGACTGGAGCCTTGCCATCACGGGGATTGCCGGGCCCGGCGGCGGCAGCGCCCGCAAACCGGTCGGAACCGTTTTCATCGCCTTGGGCCGCCGCGGCAAAGGCACGGAAACATTTCCTTACCGCTTTTACGGCGATCGCGACCGCATCCGCCGCTTCAGCGCCCAGACCGCGCTCAACTGCTTACGACTGGCGCTGCTCGGCCGTTAA
- a CDS encoding dehydrogenase: MALKAEATPTTTTPAPGPERLRELYRVMVTSRKLDDRELLLKRQQKIYFQISSAGHEAITVAAGDVLRSGYDWAYTYYRDRALCLRLGVTPLEMLLEAVGAASDPASGGRQMPSHWGHAAYNLVSSSSPVGTQYLQALGCAEAGRYLNRHPEVDDWLREHPHPQKVIHHEDEVVLVSGGEGSTSQGEFWEALNGACREKLPVLFLIEDNGYAISVPAELQGPGVGVSQVVRDFPNLLVMECDGCDLVESYAAITRAHEYCRNGKGPALVHAHVIRPYSHSQSDDERLYRPAEEREEEAKLDPLPRLRNYLIARGIASAADLDELEAAVDAEVIAASDEAVKAALPDPSSIYDFVYSPDVDMTAPALASAPDTGGKPQTMIDLINTCLQEEFGRDPRLLAFGEDVADCTREQNLDKVKGKGGVFKATGGLQRNYGSDRVFNSALAEATIIGSAIGLATRGLKPVPEIQFFDYIWPGMMQIRNEMAVMRWRSNNAFAAPVVLRVPIGGYLTGGAIYHSQCGESIFTHIPGLRVAMPSTAADACGLLRTALRGEDPVLFLEHKRLYREPANRSPHPGKDYCIPFGQARIARVGRDATVITYGAVVPRAIQAADKLAHEQGLEVEVLDLRSLAPYDWEAIATSVRKTSRALVAYEDVLSFGYGAEVAARIADELFDDLDAPVRRLAAKDVFCAYQPLLENAILPQAADVHRALSDLLRF; this comes from the coding sequence ATGGCTCTCAAGGCTGAAGCGACCCCCACCACTACCACGCCGGCACCCGGTCCCGAGCGCCTGCGCGAGCTGTACCGCGTTATGGTCACCTCGCGCAAGCTGGACGACCGCGAGCTGCTGCTCAAGCGCCAGCAAAAGATTTATTTTCAGATCAGCAGCGCCGGCCATGAGGCCATTACCGTGGCGGCCGGGGACGTCCTGCGCTCCGGGTACGACTGGGCCTATACCTACTATCGGGATCGCGCTCTCTGTCTGCGGCTGGGCGTAACGCCGCTGGAGATGCTGCTGGAAGCGGTGGGAGCGGCGAGTGATCCGGCCTCGGGAGGACGGCAAATGCCGTCTCACTGGGGCCATGCCGCGTACAACCTGGTGAGCAGCTCCTCGCCGGTTGGTACGCAGTATCTACAGGCGTTGGGTTGCGCCGAGGCGGGACGGTATCTCAATCGTCATCCCGAGGTGGACGACTGGCTGCGAGAGCATCCCCATCCACAAAAGGTGATCCACCACGAGGACGAAGTGGTGCTGGTAAGCGGCGGGGAAGGCTCCACCAGCCAGGGCGAGTTTTGGGAGGCACTGAACGGGGCCTGCCGCGAAAAGCTGCCGGTCCTGTTCCTGATTGAAGACAATGGCTACGCCATCTCGGTACCCGCCGAGCTTCAGGGACCCGGCGTGGGGGTTTCGCAGGTGGTGCGGGACTTCCCTAACCTGCTGGTAATGGAATGTGACGGCTGCGATCTGGTGGAAAGCTACGCCGCGATTACTCGCGCGCATGAGTATTGCCGTAATGGCAAAGGACCGGCTCTGGTGCATGCACATGTCATCCGGCCTTATTCGCACTCGCAATCGGACGACGAACGGCTGTATCGCCCCGCCGAGGAACGGGAAGAAGAAGCCAAGCTCGATCCGCTGCCACGGCTGCGCAACTATCTGATCGCGCGCGGCATTGCGTCGGCGGCGGATCTGGACGAGCTGGAAGCGGCGGTCGACGCCGAAGTGATTGCGGCCAGCGATGAAGCCGTGAAGGCGGCTTTGCCCGACCCCAGCTCGATTTACGACTTCGTGTATTCGCCCGATGTCGACATGACCGCGCCGGCGCTCGCCAGCGCGCCCGATACGGGCGGCAAGCCGCAGACCATGATCGACCTGATCAACACCTGTCTGCAGGAGGAATTCGGGCGCGATCCCCGCCTGCTGGCATTCGGCGAAGATGTCGCCGACTGCACGCGCGAGCAGAATCTGGACAAGGTCAAAGGCAAGGGCGGCGTGTTCAAGGCTACCGGCGGGCTGCAGCGCAACTATGGCAGCGATCGTGTGTTCAACTCGGCGCTGGCGGAAGCGACGATTATCGGAAGCGCCATCGGTTTGGCAACGCGCGGCCTCAAACCAGTGCCGGAGATTCAGTTTTTCGACTATATCTGGCCGGGCATGATGCAGATCCGGAACGAAATGGCGGTGATGCGCTGGCGCTCGAATAACGCCTTCGCGGCGCCGGTGGTGTTGCGCGTGCCCATCGGCGGTTATCTCACCGGAGGCGCGATCTACCACAGCCAGTGCGGCGAATCGATTTTCACCCACATTCCCGGACTCCGCGTGGCCATGCCGTCAACCGCGGCGGATGCCTGCGGCTTGCTGCGCACCGCGCTGCGTGGCGAGGACCCGGTGCTGTTTCTGGAGCACAAGCGGCTCTACCGCGAACCGGCCAACCGCAGCCCGCACCCTGGCAAGGACTACTGCATTCCCTTTGGCCAGGCGCGGATTGCGCGCGTAGGCCGGGATGCTACCGTGATCACCTACGGCGCCGTGGTGCCACGCGCGATTCAGGCGGCCGATAAGCTGGCGCACGAGCAGGGCCTTGAGGTGGAAGTGCTCGACCTACGCAGCTTGGCCCCCTATGACTGGGAGGCGATTGCCACGTCCGTGCGTAAAACCTCGCGTGCGCTGGTCGCGTACGAGGACGTGCTCAGCTTCGGTTATGGCGCTGAAGTTGCCGCCCGGATCGCGGACGAGCTCTTCGATGACCTGGACGCACCCGTGCGCCGTCTGGCTGCCAAAGACGTCTTTTGCGCCTACCAGCCGCTGCTGGAAAACGCGATTCTGCCGCAAGCGGCCGATGTGCACCGCGCGCTCAGCGATCTCCTCCGCTTTTAA
- a CDS encoding response regulator transcription factor, whose protein sequence is MPISTIIVDDEKLAREELGFLLHSFPEVSVVATGQNGLDAVKLAKQHQPDLMFLDAQMPGLDGFGAVRMMESKHIPLPCLVFATAFDQYALQAFEVNAVDYLLKPFDTSRLARTMDKVKRQMAAGDSVEGKIDRVLQMLDTRKTPAATKVVMKAGGRQFLLDPQEIVFAKIEDGVIVIATRQVEGQSAYHTIEELQATLDETHFWRAHRSYLVNLNHIREVVPWFNSSFQLRMGDKNHTEVPVSRNQSRRLRELYKL, encoded by the coding sequence GTGCCGATTTCGACCATTATTGTGGATGACGAAAAGCTTGCGCGGGAAGAGCTGGGCTTTTTACTGCACTCGTTTCCCGAAGTGTCGGTCGTCGCCACCGGGCAGAACGGGCTGGATGCAGTCAAACTGGCCAAGCAGCACCAACCGGACCTGATGTTCCTGGATGCGCAAATGCCGGGCCTCGACGGCTTCGGCGCGGTGCGCATGATGGAAAGCAAACACATTCCGTTGCCGTGCCTGGTCTTCGCAACCGCGTTCGATCAATACGCGCTGCAGGCCTTCGAAGTCAATGCCGTCGATTACCTGCTCAAGCCGTTTGATACGTCGCGGCTGGCAAGGACGATGGACAAGGTCAAGCGGCAGATGGCGGCGGGGGATTCGGTCGAGGGCAAAATTGACCGGGTGCTGCAGATGCTCGACACGCGCAAGACCCCGGCGGCGACCAAAGTGGTGATGAAAGCCGGTGGACGGCAGTTTTTGCTGGATCCGCAGGAGATCGTCTTCGCCAAGATCGAAGATGGCGTGATTGTGATTGCCACGCGGCAAGTGGAGGGGCAATCAGCGTACCACACCATCGAAGAGCTGCAGGCGACGCTCGACGAAACGCACTTCTGGCGCGCCCACCGCTCGTATTTGGTCAATCTGAACCATATCCGGGAAGTGGTACCCTGGTTCAACAGCAGCTTCCAACTGCGGATGGGCGACAAGAACCACACCGAAGTGCCCGTCAGCCGGAATCAAAGCCGCCGGCTGCGCGAACTGTACAAACTCTAA
- a CDS encoding AAA family ATPase, with translation MEFAPLPELPGRAVVLMIGLPGSGKSSYLAHYGLSSVSTDALRELLFGDAAEQRAAGQVFGLLYKVLTTRLEVGVPQTFIDATNLDAAARKPLVRIAKEAGIPAIGLWLDADVDECQARSQLRGRVVELEVIQRFARKLRPPTAAEGIDHLYRVRGSVGEWVY, from the coding sequence ATGGAATTTGCGCCGTTACCAGAACTGCCCGGACGTGCGGTGGTGTTGATGATTGGGCTTCCGGGTTCGGGAAAATCAAGCTACCTCGCGCATTACGGTCTGAGCAGCGTCTCGACGGATGCCTTACGTGAATTGCTATTTGGAGATGCCGCGGAGCAGCGCGCGGCAGGGCAGGTGTTTGGCCTCTTGTACAAGGTTCTCACCACACGCCTGGAAGTTGGAGTCCCACAGACGTTTATTGACGCAACTAATCTCGACGCCGCAGCGCGCAAGCCGCTGGTTCGCATCGCAAAGGAAGCCGGCATTCCGGCGATCGGCCTATGGCTGGACGCCGATGTGGATGAATGCCAGGCGCGCAGTCAGTTGCGCGGGCGCGTGGTTGAACTCGAGGTAATCCAGCGCTTCGCCCGCAAGCTGCGGCCGCCTACGGCTGCTGAAGGAATTGATCATCTTTATCGGGTGCGCGGTAGTGTCGGCGAGTGGGTATACTAG
- the glgB gene encoding 1,4-alpha-glucan branching protein GlgB: protein MPRKSSSSRPAAALPKPGTRNTEASPVQAEIPGGSLLSDADLHWFQEGRHLRLYEKLGAQVEAGATRFAVWAPNAQRVSVIGDFDDWTPDVNWLRPRAGSGIWEGRVEGVGAGAIYKYAIQPRGSEQWIEKADPFAFHAELPPRTASVVTGLSYTWSDQDWMSHRARANSSSAPISIYEVHLGSWMRVPEEGNRSLSYRELAPRLIQHLERTLFTHVEFLPVMEHPFYGSWGYQTTGYFAPTSRYGSPQDFMYLIDALHQAGYGVLLDWVPSHFPNDAHGLAEFDGTHLYEHADPRQGFHPDWHSCIFNYGRHEVRSFLLSSALFWLDRYHADGLRVDAVASMLYLDYSRQPGEWIPNQFGGRENLDAISFLRQLNEDVYGNYPDVQTIAEESTAWPMVSRPTYVGGLGFGMKWDMGWMHDTLTYMAHEPVHRQYHHTQLTFRQIYAAHENFVLPLSHDEVVHGKASLLYKMPGDEWQRFANLRLLLGFQFGQNGKKLLFMGDEIGQGDEWNHDASVQWHLLQYPFHAGIERWVADLNRLHREQAALHELDFDPLGFRWVDCNDALQSTLSWLRFSARGEIVLVVCNFTPVPRLDYQIGVPRGGRWRELLNSDATLYAGSGIGNLGGAWTIGEPHHGQPDSLRLQLPPLSCVFLGSEAW, encoded by the coding sequence ATGCCTCGCAAATCTTCTTCATCGCGTCCAGCCGCTGCACTGCCCAAGCCCGGAACGCGCAACACTGAAGCCTCGCCGGTGCAGGCAGAGATTCCCGGGGGCAGCCTGCTCAGCGACGCCGATCTGCACTGGTTCCAGGAGGGGCGACACCTGCGCTTATATGAGAAGCTGGGCGCACAGGTGGAAGCGGGAGCAACCCGCTTTGCCGTCTGGGCGCCCAACGCTCAGCGCGTCTCTGTGATCGGGGATTTCGATGACTGGACGCCCGATGTGAACTGGTTGCGCCCGCGTGCTGGCTCGGGCATTTGGGAGGGCCGGGTCGAGGGCGTCGGTGCCGGGGCCATTTACAAATACGCCATCCAGCCCCGCGGCAGCGAGCAATGGATCGAAAAGGCCGATCCGTTTGCCTTCCATGCCGAACTGCCGCCGCGTACCGCCTCGGTTGTCACCGGCTTGTCCTACACCTGGTCCGATCAGGACTGGATGTCTCACCGGGCACGCGCCAACTCCAGCAGCGCGCCCATTTCAATCTATGAAGTCCATCTCGGTTCCTGGATGCGTGTACCCGAGGAAGGCAACCGCTCGCTCAGCTATCGCGAACTGGCGCCGCGGCTGATCCAACACCTGGAGCGCACCCTGTTCACGCACGTTGAGTTCTTGCCGGTGATGGAGCATCCCTTCTACGGCTCCTGGGGCTATCAGACTACCGGCTATTTTGCCCCTACCAGCCGCTATGGCTCGCCGCAGGACTTCATGTATTTGATCGACGCGCTCCATCAGGCCGGCTACGGGGTGCTTCTCGATTGGGTGCCTTCGCATTTTCCCAACGATGCTCACGGTCTCGCCGAGTTCGACGGCACGCACCTGTACGAACACGCCGATCCGCGCCAGGGTTTTCACCCCGACTGGCACTCCTGCATCTTCAACTACGGCCGCCACGAGGTCCGCAGCTTTTTACTCAGCAGCGCGCTCTTCTGGCTCGACCGCTATCACGCCGATGGCCTGCGCGTCGACGCCGTGGCTTCGATGCTCTACCTCGACTATTCCCGGCAGCCGGGCGAATGGATTCCCAATCAGTTCGGCGGCCGGGAAAACCTGGACGCCATCTCTTTCCTGCGGCAACTCAACGAAGACGTCTACGGCAACTACCCGGATGTCCAGACCATTGCGGAGGAATCCACGGCCTGGCCCATGGTTTCGCGCCCCACCTACGTCGGCGGCCTCGGCTTTGGCATGAAATGGGACATGGGCTGGATGCACGACACGCTCACCTACATGGCGCACGAACCGGTTCATCGGCAGTATCACCACACGCAACTGACGTTCCGCCAGATCTACGCTGCTCACGAGAATTTCGTCCTGCCGCTTTCCCACGATGAGGTCGTTCACGGCAAAGCCTCGCTCCTGTACAAAATGCCGGGCGACGAATGGCAGCGCTTTGCCAACCTAAGGCTTTTGCTCGGCTTCCAGTTTGGTCAAAACGGCAAGAAACTGCTGTTTATGGGCGATGAAATCGGCCAGGGCGACGAATGGAATCATGACGCCAGTGTGCAGTGGCATCTGCTGCAGTACCCGTTTCATGCGGGTATCGAGCGCTGGGTTGCCGATCTGAATCGCCTCCATCGCGAACAGGCGGCGCTGCATGAACTCGACTTTGACCCACTCGGGTTTCGCTGGGTCGATTGTAACGATGCCCTGCAAAGCACGCTAAGCTGGTTGCGTTTCTCGGCGCGCGGCGAGATCGTTCTGGTGGTGTGCAACTTTACGCCGGTGCCCCGGCTCGATTATCAGATCGGCGTTCCTCGTGGCGGCCGGTGGCGCGAGTTGCTGAATAGCGACGCGACACTGTACGCAGGCAGCGGCATTGGCAATCTCGGCGGCGCGTGGACCATCGGTGAGCCGCATCACGGCCAGCCTGATTCGCTACGACTTCAGCTTCCGCCTTTGAGCTGTGTGTTTTTGGGGAGTGAAGCCTGGTGA